The proteins below come from a single Chryseobacterium sp. MA9 genomic window:
- a CDS encoding F0F1 ATP synthase subunit B, whose amino-acid sequence MELIHQFSSGLFIIQSVIFLALLFLLGKFAWKPILKSINDRETSIVDALNQAKLARKEMETLKEDNERIIREAKIERDAILKEAREIKDRIVGEAKDVAKTEGDRMIEAAKQTINAEKNAAMADIKTQIGTLSVNIAESILKQKLDNSEAQNELVQNYLNKSNLN is encoded by the coding sequence ATGGAATTAATTCATCAGTTTTCGTCAGGATTATTTATTATCCAGTCTGTTATTTTTCTAGCATTATTATTTTTGTTAGGTAAATTCGCTTGGAAACCTATTTTAAAGTCTATCAATGACAGAGAAACATCTATTGTTGACGCTCTTAATCAAGCTAAATTAGCTAGAAAAGAAATGGAAACTTTAAAAGAGGATAACGAAAGAATCATTCGTGAAGCTAAAATCGAAAGAGACGCTATCCTTAAAGAAGCTAGAGAAATTAAAGACAGAATCGTAGGGGAAGCTAAAGATGTTGCTAAAACTGAAGGAGACAGAATGATCGAAGCTGCTAAACAGACTATCAATGCTGAGAAAAATGCTGCTATGGCAGACATCAAAACTCAAATTGGTACTTTATCTGTAAACATTGCTGAGTCTATTCTGAAACAAAAATTAGACAACAGCGAAGCTCAAAACGAATTAGTTCAAAATTATTTAAACAAATCAAACCTTAACTAA
- the atpE gene encoding ATP synthase F0 subunit C, with the protein MEIPKIVGAGIVVLGVGIGLGKIGAAALEAIARQPEQSGKIQTAMLIAAALVEGVAFAALFAVN; encoded by the coding sequence ATGGAAATCCCTAAAATTGTAGGTGCTGGTATCGTAGTACTAGGTGTAGGTATCGGTCTTGGTAAAATCGGAGCTGCTGCTCTTGAAGCTATCGCTAGACAACCTGAGCAATCTGGAAAAATCCAAACAGCTATGCTTATCGCGGCTGCACTTGTAGAAGGTGTTGCGTTTGCTGCTCTATTCGCAGTAAACTAA
- a CDS encoding outer membrane beta-barrel protein produces MKKIVLMGAVALFGLSNAQIAKGTSYLSGQVGYYHSEKNEFETKRKDNVIRILPTAGYFVNNNLAVGLGIGYKSAVTKYNVSGFGFINTIEIKDTDNAFVVAPFVRKYWTLSDKLYIFGQLQVPLEFGQQKLNFNSEGDGGDPILSAPFTQKNNYTNIGVNIKPGLDYFVTKNWSIEATIGEFGYNTYKRDIDGAKSADSYKFGISLTSVTFGVKYVFAK; encoded by the coding sequence ATGAAAAAAATCGTATTGATGGGCGCTGTTGCGCTTTTTGGTTTATCAAACGCACAGATTGCAAAAGGAACGTCTTATCTTTCAGGACAGGTAGGATATTACCACAGTGAAAAGAATGAATTCGAAACCAAAAGAAAGGATAATGTGATCAGAATCCTTCCTACAGCTGGGTATTTTGTTAATAATAACTTAGCGGTGGGACTTGGAATAGGCTATAAAAGCGCTGTTACAAAATATAACGTAAGTGGTTTTGGATTCATTAATACAATTGAAATTAAAGATACGGATAACGCATTTGTTGTTGCTCCATTTGTGAGAAAATACTGGACTTTATCCGATAAATTATATATCTTCGGACAATTACAGGTTCCATTGGAATTTGGTCAGCAAAAACTGAATTTTAACAGTGAAGGTGATGGCGGAGATCCTATACTTTCCGCTCCGTTTACACAAAAAAATAATTACACCAATATTGGAGTTAATATCAAACCAGGTCTGGACTATTTCGTAACGAAGAACTGGTCAATTGAAGCAACAATAGGTGAGTTCGGGTACAATACTTACAAAAGAGATATTGACGGTGCAAAAAGTGCTGATAGTTACAAATTTGGGATCAGCTTAACTTCAGTGACTTTTGGAGTTAAATATGTATTTGCAAAATAA
- the atpB gene encoding F0F1 ATP synthase subunit A, translating to MFKKFAVLFYSIFVLNLVSAQHGEATAGAAPAQELSEKDKVSKENKEFIDHHLLDAHDFTLMVDKDGHHIGFPLPVIIYDNGFHSFMSNKEGFMHGEPTEVDGSFYVLHHEKIYKTDAAGTITLDDHGHPTNEKPLDLSITKSVLIILLVSIFMLVLFGGMAKSYKKSVVPTGAARFLEPLIIFVRDEVAIPNIGHKYKRFMGYLLTVFFFILFLNVLGLMPFGINVTGNITMTFFLAILTYLITTFSANKDYWKHIFWMPGVPVPMKLIMLPIELLGTITKPFALMIRLFANMTAGHIVVMSLIGLIYVFKNFIAGVAFPFLTLVIYLLEVLVAFLQAYIFTMLSALFIGMAVEEHEHEHHAAH from the coding sequence ATGTTTAAGAAATTCGCAGTTTTATTCTACAGTATTTTTGTATTAAACTTAGTGTCTGCACAGCACGGTGAGGCTACTGCTGGGGCAGCTCCTGCTCAAGAGCTTTCAGAGAAAGACAAAGTAAGCAAAGAAAACAAAGAGTTCATCGATCATCACTTGTTGGATGCACATGATTTCACATTGATGGTTGATAAAGATGGTCACCACATCGGTTTCCCTCTTCCTGTTATTATATATGACAACGGTTTCCACTCTTTTATGAGTAACAAAGAAGGGTTCATGCACGGAGAGCCTACTGAGGTAGATGGTTCTTTTTATGTATTGCACCATGAGAAAATCTATAAGACTGATGCAGCGGGAACTATAACCCTTGATGATCACGGTCACCCAACTAACGAGAAGCCATTAGATCTTTCGATTACAAAAAGTGTACTGATCATTCTATTAGTGTCAATCTTTATGTTAGTGTTATTCGGAGGTATGGCCAAGTCTTATAAAAAATCAGTAGTTCCTACAGGTGCTGCAAGATTTTTAGAGCCATTAATCATTTTCGTAAGAGATGAAGTTGCTATTCCAAACATCGGACATAAGTATAAGAGATTTATGGGTTATTTATTAACAGTATTCTTCTTTATTCTTTTCCTTAACGTTTTAGGATTGATGCCTTTCGGAATTAATGTTACAGGTAATATTACAATGACATTCTTCCTTGCTATTCTTACTTATTTGATCACAACATTCTCAGCTAATAAAGATTACTGGAAACACATCTTCTGGATGCCGGGAGTACCAGTTCCAATGAAGCTGATCATGCTTCCTATCGAATTATTAGGAACAATTACTAAACCATTTGCTTTGATGATCCGACTTTTTGCAAACATGACTGCAGGTCACATCGTAGTAATGAGTTTGATCGGATTGATCTACGTGTTTAAGAATTTTATCGCAGGTGTTGCATTCCCGTTCCTTACATTGGTAATTTATTTACTAGAGGTATTGGTAGCATTCTTACAGGCTTATATTTTTACAATGTTATCTGCTCTGTTTATCGGAATGGCGGTAGAAGAGCACGAGCACGAACATCATGCTGCTCACTAA
- the atpA gene encoding F0F1 ATP synthase subunit alpha, which produces MAEINPAEVSAILKQQLANFDTQSNVEEVGTVLTIGDGIARVYGLENVQYGELVKFSSDVEGIVLNLEEDNVGVALLGESKLVKEGDTVRRTNRISSIKVGEGMLGRVVDTLGNPIDGKGPITGDLYEMPLERKAPGVIFRQPVTEPLQSGIVAIDSMIPVGRGQRELIIGDRQTGKTTVAIDTIINQKEFFDAGQPVYCIYVAIGQKASTVAQIVKTLSDKGALAYTVIVAANASDPVPMQVYSAMAGAAIGEFFRDTGRPALIVYDDLSKQAVAYRELSLLLRRPPGREAYPGDVFYLHSRLLERAAKVIADDNIAKQMNDLPESLRPIVKGGGSLTALPIIETQAGDVSAYIPTNVISITDGQIFLESDLFNSGVRPAINVGISVSRVGGNAQIKSMKKVSGTLKLDQAQYKELEAFAKFGSDLDASTLAVISKGERNVELLKQPVNSPLPVDSQVAMIYAGTENLLRNVPIRKVKEFQVEYIAFLRSKHPDTMAAIKAGKIDNDITAVLKQAANDLASKYN; this is translated from the coding sequence ATGGCAGAAATAAATCCGGCAGAAGTATCTGCGATCTTAAAACAGCAATTGGCCAACTTCGATACTCAATCAAACGTTGAGGAAGTAGGTACAGTTTTAACCATCGGTGATGGTATTGCTCGTGTATACGGGTTAGAAAACGTACAATACGGAGAGTTGGTGAAATTTTCTAGTGATGTAGAAGGTATTGTACTTAACCTTGAAGAAGACAACGTAGGTGTTGCTCTACTTGGTGAAAGTAAATTAGTAAAAGAAGGTGATACAGTAAGAAGAACAAACAGAATCTCTTCTATTAAAGTAGGAGAAGGTATGTTAGGAAGAGTAGTAGATACTCTTGGTAACCCTATCGATGGTAAAGGTCCTATTACTGGGGATTTATACGAAATGCCATTGGAAAGAAAAGCTCCTGGAGTTATCTTCAGACAGCCGGTAACTGAGCCTTTACAGTCAGGTATCGTTGCTATTGACTCTATGATCCCTGTAGGAAGAGGACAGAGAGAGCTTATCATTGGTGACAGACAGACAGGTAAAACTACTGTTGCGATCGATACGATCATCAACCAAAAAGAATTCTTTGATGCTGGGCAGCCAGTATATTGTATATATGTTGCTATCGGTCAGAAAGCTTCTACTGTAGCACAAATCGTTAAAACTCTTTCTGATAAAGGAGCTTTAGCTTACACTGTAATCGTTGCGGCTAACGCATCAGATCCAGTTCCAATGCAGGTATATTCTGCGATGGCAGGTGCTGCTATCGGTGAATTCTTCAGAGATACAGGTAGACCAGCATTGATCGTTTATGATGATTTATCTAAACAAGCTGTTGCTTACCGTGAGCTTTCTCTACTATTAAGAAGACCACCGGGCCGTGAAGCTTACCCTGGAGACGTTTTCTACCTTCACTCAAGACTATTGGAAAGAGCTGCAAAAGTAATTGCTGATGACAACATTGCTAAGCAAATGAACGATTTGCCAGAATCTCTTAGACCAATTGTAAAAGGTGGTGGTTCATTAACGGCACTTCCAATTATTGAAACTCAAGCTGGTGACGTTTCTGCATATATCCCAACCAACGTAATCTCTATTACAGACGGACAGATCTTCTTGGAGTCTGATCTATTCAACTCAGGGGTTCGTCCTGCGATCAACGTAGGTATCTCTGTATCAAGGGTAGGAGGTAATGCTCAGATCAAATCAATGAAAAAAGTATCTGGTACTTTGAAATTAGACCAGGCTCAATATAAAGAACTAGAAGCGTTTGCTAAATTCGGTTCTGACCTTGATGCTTCTACTTTAGCAGTTATCTCTAAAGGAGAAAGAAACGTAGAGCTTCTTAAACAGCCGGTAAACTCTCCACTTCCGGTAGACAGCCAGGTTGCAATGATCTACGCTGGAACAGAGAACTTGCTAAGAAATGTTCCTATCAGAAAAGTAAAAGAATTCCAGGTTGAGTATATCGCATTCCTGAGATCTAAGCACCCTGATACGATGGCAGCTATTAAAGCAGGTAAAATCGATAACGATATTACAGCAGTTCTTAAGCAGGCAGCTAACGATTTAGCTTCTAAATATAATTAA
- the atpG gene encoding ATP synthase F1 subunit gamma has protein sequence MANLKEIRGRITSISSTMQITRAMKMVSAAKLKKAQDAIVMLRPYSEKLQELIQNVNSSSDPDQISVYAQKREVKRILFIAVTSNRGLAGAFNSSIVKELNLQFQNNSQYEIEVLPVGKKVYDAVRRNRAVYANGSSVYDNLNFDTVAHITEGVMTSFREGKFDEVYVIYNKFVNAATQEVTTEKLLPISMPENTEPQVETDYIFEPNRAEILDNLIPKSIKTQVFKSILDSVASEHGARMTAMHKATDNAEALRNDLKIFYNKARQAAITNEILEIVSGAEALKNS, from the coding sequence ATGGCAAACTTAAAAGAAATACGAGGCAGAATTACGTCAATTTCATCTACGATGCAGATTACACGTGCTATGAAAATGGTTTCCGCAGCGAAACTTAAAAAAGCACAGGATGCAATCGTAATGTTAAGACCTTATTCTGAAAAATTACAGGAGCTTATCCAGAATGTAAATTCTAGCTCAGATCCTGATCAGATTTCTGTATATGCTCAGAAAAGAGAGGTTAAAAGAATACTATTTATCGCTGTTACTTCAAACAGAGGTCTTGCAGGAGCTTTTAACTCTTCTATCGTAAAAGAGCTTAACCTTCAGTTCCAGAACAACTCTCAATATGAGATTGAAGTTCTACCGGTAGGTAAAAAAGTATATGATGCTGTAAGAAGAAACCGTGCGGTATATGCTAATGGAAGTTCTGTTTATGATAATCTGAACTTTGACACAGTTGCTCACATCACTGAAGGTGTGATGACAAGCTTCAGAGAAGGAAAATTTGACGAAGTATATGTTATTTATAACAAATTCGTGAATGCAGCAACTCAGGAAGTAACTACAGAAAAACTTCTTCCGATTTCAATGCCTGAGAACACTGAACCGCAGGTTGAAACAGATTATATTTTTGAACCTAACAGAGCTGAGATCCTGGATAATTTGATTCCAAAATCTATCAAAACTCAGGTTTTCAAATCAATCTTGGATTCAGTAGCATCTGAGCACGGAGCAAGAATGACTGCAATGCACAAAGCTACAGATAATGCAGAAGCGTTGAGAAATGATCTTAAGATCTTCTACAACAAAGCAAGACAGGCAGCAATTACCAACGAAATTTTGGAAATTGTTTCCGGAGCAGAAGCTTTGAAAAATTCATAA
- a CDS encoding porin family protein gives MKKILLASAIALFAGLNAQTTFGVKAGYALSTLNSDSNSVDFGGIGASLESKSGFYIGGLVEHKFNNKFALQGEVEYANLGGKAVVKASGVTVTEKLHFNRIVVPVSARYYATPELGLYAGPYVSFRTNTKAKIEVSGAQSNPSAINEGEKYLENYFDNGLKSTEFGLFLGADYNVYKGLFIDARYSFGLTNMIKNPVDGEKLKMNFFQLGVGYKFK, from the coding sequence ATGAAAAAAATTTTATTAGCGTCTGCAATCGCTTTATTTGCAGGTCTAAATGCACAGACTACATTCGGAGTGAAGGCTGGTTATGCCTTGTCAACATTAAATTCTGACAGCAACAGTGTTGATTTTGGAGGAATAGGAGCAAGCCTTGAATCTAAATCCGGTTTTTATATCGGAGGTTTGGTTGAGCATAAATTCAATAATAAATTTGCATTACAAGGAGAAGTAGAGTATGCTAATCTGGGAGGTAAGGCAGTGGTAAAAGCCTCTGGTGTTACGGTAACCGAAAAGCTGCACTTTAACAGAATTGTAGTTCCTGTATCTGCAAGATATTATGCAACCCCTGAATTGGGACTTTATGCAGGTCCATATGTAAGCTTCAGAACCAATACAAAGGCTAAAATTGAAGTGAGCGGAGCTCAGTCGAATCCAAGTGCTATCAATGAGGGTGAAAAATACCTTGAAAATTACTTCGATAATGGTTTGAAATCTACAGAGTTCGGTTTATTCTTAGGTGCTGATTATAACGTATACAAAGGGCTGTTTATTGATGCTCGTTACAGCTTTGGCCTTACTAATATGATCAAAAACCCTGTGGATGGTGAAAAACTGAAAATGAATTTCTTCCAGTTGGGAGTAGGATACAAGTTTAAGTAA
- the atpH gene encoding ATP synthase F1 subunit delta, producing the protein MLTSKVAKRYAQGLLDFTNESGQTATVFSEMKDVVKIMKESADLNKFFMTPYIDSKKKIEVASEIFKGLSVSSQNLIKLVIKHGRENQLKNIAQEFINKVEDLSGVQRITLTTATPLSKENLDQILRSTNLVNADSNFDLKVNVKPEILGGYVLRVGDQQVDASVKTKLNQVKKDFQLN; encoded by the coding sequence ATGCTTACATCTAAAGTAGCTAAAAGATACGCACAAGGTTTACTTGATTTCACAAATGAGTCAGGTCAAACGGCTACTGTATTTTCTGAAATGAAAGATGTAGTAAAGATCATGAAAGAGTCTGCGGACTTAAATAAATTTTTTATGACTCCTTACATCGATTCTAAAAAGAAAATAGAAGTAGCAAGCGAAATTTTCAAAGGTTTATCTGTTTCTTCTCAGAATTTAATCAAGTTGGTGATTAAACATGGACGTGAAAACCAATTGAAAAATATCGCTCAGGAATTTATCAACAAGGTAGAAGACCTTAGTGGTGTACAGAGAATAACACTTACTACAGCAACTCCGCTTTCAAAAGAGAACCTTGATCAGATTTTAAGATCTACCAATCTTGTAAACGCTGATTCAAACTTTGATCTGAAAGTAAATGTAAAGCCTGAAATTCTTGGAGGATATGTTCTAAGAGTGGGTGACCAGCAGGTAGACGCGTCTGTGAAGACAAAATTGAACCAAGTTAAAAAAGATTTCCAATTAAATTAA
- the ffh gene encoding signal recognition particle protein: protein MFNSLQDKLDKALHNISGRGKITEINVAETVKEIRRALVDADVNYKVAKDLTKRVQDKALGENVLTSLTPGQLMTKIVHDELVDLMGGSQEGINLSGKPSVILIAGLQGSGKTTFSGKLANYLQTKRNKKPLLVACDVYRPAAIDQLKVLGGQIGVPVFTEEGSTNPSTIAENAINFAKSNGHDVVIVDTAGRLAIDEQMMNEIKSVHYFIKPNETLFVVDSMTGQDAVNTAKAFNDALNFDGVVLTKLDGDTRGGAALTIRSVVEKPIKFISTGEKMEALDLFYPERMADRILGMGDVVSLVERAQEQFDEEEAKKLHKKIAKNEFGFDDFLKQINQIKKMGNMKDLMGMIPGVGKAIKDVEISDDAFKHIEAIIYSMTPEERRRPSIINTQRKGRIAKGAGRKIEDVNQLMKQFDQMGKMMKMMQGPQGKQMMQMMSKMPNMPGMGGMGK from the coding sequence ATGTTTAATAGTTTACAGGATAAATTAGACAAGGCATTACATAATATTTCCGGTAGAGGAAAAATTACTGAAATCAATGTAGCGGAAACCGTAAAGGAAATCCGTAGAGCATTGGTAGATGCCGACGTTAACTATAAAGTTGCAAAAGATCTTACTAAAAGAGTTCAGGATAAGGCATTAGGAGAGAACGTTCTTACTTCCCTTACACCGGGACAGCTGATGACAAAAATTGTTCATGATGAGTTGGTAGACCTTATGGGAGGTTCTCAGGAAGGGATCAATCTTTCAGGAAAGCCATCTGTAATTCTTATTGCAGGTCTTCAGGGTTCTGGTAAGACTACATTTTCAGGAAAGCTTGCTAATTATTTACAAACAAAAAGAAATAAAAAACCTTTGTTGGTAGCATGTGATGTTTATCGTCCTGCTGCGATTGACCAGCTAAAAGTTTTAGGCGGGCAAATCGGTGTTCCGGTTTTCACAGAAGAAGGTTCTACAAATCCTTCTACCATTGCTGAAAACGCAATTAATTTTGCAAAATCAAACGGTCATGATGTTGTAATTGTGGATACGGCAGGTCGTTTGGCAATTGATGAGCAGATGATGAACGAGATTAAATCTGTTCATTACTTCATCAAACCAAATGAAACGTTATTTGTTGTTGACTCAATGACAGGTCAGGATGCTGTGAACACGGCGAAAGCATTCAATGATGCTTTGAATTTTGACGGGGTTGTTTTAACTAAATTAGATGGTGATACTCGTGGTGGAGCCGCTTTGACGATTCGTTCTGTTGTTGAAAAACCAATCAAATTCATCTCTACAGGAGAAAAAATGGAAGCTTTAGACCTTTTCTACCCGGAAAGGATGGCAGACAGAATCCTGGGAATGGGAGACGTTGTTTCCTTAGTAGAAAGAGCTCAGGAGCAGTTTGACGAAGAAGAAGCTAAAAAACTTCACAAAAAAATCGCTAAAAACGAATTCGGTTTTGATGATTTCCTAAAACAGATCAACCAAATCAAGAAAATGGGTAATATGAAGGACTTGATGGGAATGATTCCTGGTGTTGGAAAAGCGATCAAAGATGTAGAGATCAGTGATGATGCATTCAAACATATTGAAGCTATTATCTACTCTATGACTCCTGAAGAAAGAAGAAGACCTTCTATCATCAATACTCAGAGAAAAGGAAGAATTGCCAAAGGTGCCGGAAGAAAAATCGAAGATGTAAATCAACTGATGAAGCAATTCGACCAGATGGGTAAAATGATGAAGATGATGCAGGGACCTCAAGGAAAGCAGATGATGCAGATGATGAGCAAAATGCCAAATATGCCTGGAATGGGCGGAATGGGAAAATAA